Genomic DNA from Desulfonema ishimotonii:
TTACCATTTTTTCGACTTCTTCCGGTGACAGACACATATGAACCGGCGGGCCGAAAGGCCGTACTTCTTTTTTACATTCGATGATGGCGACGCGCCCGCCCGGTTTTAAAACACGACGGATTTCACTGAATAATGGTTTCTTATCCTGCTCCGGGTCCAGTATGTGGAGTACGGTTGCGATAAGGCAGACATCGGCACAGTCATCTCTGATGGGCAACGGACCGGTAATATCCGAGGTGATGGCCTTAATATTCCTGATACCCTGAAAACCAGCTTCTTCCACCACCCCTTTAATCATCTCTTCCCATTTATCAAGCGCATACACTGTGCCGGAATTCCCGACGATCCCTGACGCCTGAATTGTATAATCTCCGGCCCCGCATCCCATATCAAGAAGAGACTCCCCTTCTTTAAGTCCGAGTTCGCTGAAAACAAAATCCGAATCATGCATCCGGAAACTGCTGGGCCCCCGTCCGCGGTTACTTTGCCCGTGGCCGGATCTGTGGCCGCACACATCCGGGGAAGGCCGTTTTCGGGATTCCCTTACGACGATCCCCTGCCCTTCGACCTCACGGTACGGACTGCCTGCGCACATGAAACAGAGGCTGCGGCCTTCCCCTTCGGCCACAACTTTTGTGGCCATCACCGTTTCTCCGCAGCCGGGACAGACAACGCTCCGGGTCACAGGGGCATAATCAGGCAGAACGGGGCGGACCGTTTCGGTAATCAGGATCTCCTCAAAAGGAAGCTGAACGAGAAACAGGGCAGCTTCCCATCCCTTTTCCATAAAGGCTGCGTTCTCTTCGGCGCTTCCGTCCCTGTTTATAACGACTTTTTCCATCAGAGGATAGAATCCCGGGACCGCCTGCTCTATGCGGGAGCGGAAATCGGGGCGGACCCGGACGCGCACACCTTTTTTTTCACCGCGCCTGACAAAGGTCACCGCCGTCCGCCCCAGGTCGCGGTATACCAGCGAATTGTTGCCAAGGGTACACCCGGATACCGCCTGCACCCCGTCCGCAAAACAGGCATTTATCTCAACCACGGCCATGAGATCCTCCATTCCGTCGGAAGGCGCGAACGCCACCTCCGGTTGTCTCAGACCGCACAGCGAGGCCATGACACCGAGCGCGATTCCCGGACAGAAATGGCCGTGGATTTCCGCCGTCTTTACGAGACAGCGGATTGCGTCGTTGTCGCGTATGGCCTGAATCATGTCTTTCCGGGGATTGTGTTTCAGATGTTCCGTGCCCGCTGCCCCGGCAGCGGAATAACTACTTGGATTTCCATTGTCTCCTGTTTCGACCAGCGTCATACTATCTTTCCTTTTGTTTCCGAGTCAGCCAGGACAGGTTCTTCTATCCCGTTCCTGATAGTTCCCACAGGCCGCAGTGTCATCTTGTAAGACGTTTCACTGCAAGTCATCTCTGTTCTCACCCCTATTTCCATCCTCCTTTTTCCTCCGTCAGGCCTCCTGCAAAACTGAAATCCGACTCTGCAACATTCTGATTTTATTATATCCGAAGTCGCCAAAAACAGGTTTTGCAGAAAGTCTGTTTTCTAAAAAATGGGCGTTGCCCCGGAAATCGAAGCCTCAAATTACCGGTGATTCCGGCTAACAAAACAACGCGGATATTTTCCTAATATAGTCATCCAATTTAGGTTTTTCCCGGCGCATCTGTTGCAGGGCGCTTATGCACAGAATTTTATTCGGGGTAAGGCTCTCTCAGCCGAATTTTAATCAGATGATCTGGCCTGAAATGTCCGGGCAATAATAATGCCCGGAAAAACCAAAGTTGGAGTACTATAAATCAGGATCGCCACGCTTCCAATGAGGCCAGGACTCCCCTGACACGGTTTTCAACATCGGCCAGATCATTCTCATTCGGCCTGTTCCGAATATTTCCCAGACGACCGCTGATATTCAGATCCTCTCTGTTATTGAACTGACCGACGATATGCCACGAATCCAGAACCGTGAAGCCGATATGCTCCAGGAAAGAACGAAACCACATGGTCATCGGCAACGCTTCCCGTTCTCCGATATGCGGTCCGGCAAATGTTCCAAAGCAAACCCCGAACTTTCCGGGGATAATAGGGGCCGCCGGTTTGATCAGGCCCTGGCGGTTATAGCCTTTCAGCTTTTTTTTGATAAAATTCATCATGGTCTGTGTCGGCAGCCAATCAATAACGGGGGACCCCACGCACACAAGATCATAGTCATAAAAGTCAAGGTCTGTTTCCTTGCCGACTTTCGTCATTTGCGGCGCCATAGCCTCGCTTTCCAGCGTTTTGCAAATAGCCGCTGCCACTTTTTCGGTATTTCCGCTCATTGAATCGAACAAAACCAGGGATTTCATTTTTATCAGCGCTCCTTTTATCCGGTTACCTGAAAATTAATAAAAAGACCGGAGGACATTCCTGATGCATCCGGCCCTGAATGAAGGATATACCCAGACCAGACGCTCATTTCTGCCCCCGGAGATTTTTTTTTACCCCTTCCCACCCGGTATCAGCAAATCGGAATTTTTTTTTCGGACAATCCGACAAAACGGGAGACATGGGGCAGGTATCAGCTTGCCCGCAGAAGGTCGCCGGATGGAAATCTGACATGGGTCAGATTTTGTGCGGACCGGGCCACCCCGGTCAGGAAAATACTCTGAATGTCTGCCCGGAAGGCCTCTGCCTCCCGTCGCACGGCAGAGCCCCGCAACGGGCGAGAATGTCGGGACCGACCGATAATGTGTAACAGAGCTTAATTAGACCTCCTGCAAAACACACACGATTGACATTCCGCTGATCAGGCTGTATCAGAAACTGTCCGAATCCGATTATCAGGAGGTGTGAATCAGTGCTGACATATGAGAAATTATCACGAAAGCCCGGTACGTTCAGACGACTGACCGGAGTCAGCGTCGGTGTTTTTTCCGAAATGGCCGGAAAAATCGGCCCGCTGTGGGAAAAAAGGCGGAACAATTATGAGAAAGGTGGCAGGAATCATGCCCTGCCCGGAGTTGAAAACCACCTTCCTGCCATGCTGATTTACTACCGTTGCTATGTGACTTACGAATTTATGGGATTTTTTTCGATTGTGACGAAACCACCGCGATGCGGGCGGTAAAACGCATCGAAAAAATGGCTATCCGGGTGATCCGTATTGAGAAAAAACGTGGGATTTCCGCTTCGGACACTGAATATCTCATACCTGACGCGACAGAGCAGCCCGTGCAACGCCCGAAGAGGAAGCAGCGGAAATCTTACAGTGGCAAAAAAAAAGGGCACACTCAGAAAACGCAATATATCACGGATCCGGCAGGAAGAATCCGCGCGGTTTCCAGAACATATCCCGGCAAAACCCATGATTTCACCATATACAAAAAGCAGAAGAAGAGAGACCGTTTTTGCGGGGTTCCGAAAAAGGCCGACAACGGATATCAGGGGATACGGAAATATGACAAAAATGCCGAAATTCCCTATAAAAAGCCCCGGGGCGGAGAGCTGACCGCCGAACAAAAGGATTTCAACCGGAGACTTTCCAAAAAACGGATAAGGGTGGGGAACACGATAAGAGAAATAAAAATATTCAAAATAATGTCGGATACTTATAGGAACAGGCGAAAGAATCACAATCTCAGGGCCAACATCATAGCGGGGATGGTGAATATGAAAATAACAGAAAGAGAACTTCGGAAAGCCGCATGACTCAGGGAAAAAATGAAAAAACCCGCGCCGGAATGTTTACCCCGAAAATAGCCTGAGTTTTGCAGGAGGTCTATTGAAAGCCCACTTATCCGTCGTCCCTCCGGGACTTGCTCAGGTGATCTGTTTCGTTCCCAGTAACAGATTGACGGGCTGTTTTCCGGTATTCCTGCGGGACAAAACGGAGTTTATAAAAAGGCTGTCGGATTGGAATAATCGGGGACAGGAATCCGAAAAGAGTAAAATTGAGGCGGGATAAAAAACAGGTCAGGCGGGAATGATTTTACGCCGGGCTGTCCTGAGATATGCTTTGGGCAGGATACCGAAGCGTTTTTTATATGCTGCACTGAAATGGCTGACGTTGACATATCCGACTGCCCACGCTACCTGGCTCACATTCATCTCTGCCTCCTCAAAAAAATGGCGGGCCTTCTGCATTTTGTATTCCCTGAGATAACCGAATACCGTCATGCCGAAAAGTTCCTGAAATCCGGCTTCCAGCTTGTTAATGCTCAGGCAAAGCCGCTGTGAAAGTTCCGACAAAGGGGGCGGAGATGCCATATCCCGGACCAACAGCTCACGGGCCGCATGAATGCGCTCCCTTTCGGCAGGGCTGAGGCCGCTCTGTTTGTTCTGCCGCCCTCCGAGGGAAGCCAACCAGGTGAGCTGAAGGGAAATAAGTTCCAAAGCCTTGCTTTCCAGAAACAGCCGCCTGGGAATGCCGTGAGAAGGTGTATGCAAGATCTGGTGCGCAACGGTCTGCACTTCGGGGACCATCTTTCCCCGGCAGACATAATTCTGGTGGACCCCCCTTCCATCACCGCCCTGAAATCGGAAGGGACCATGCCCATATCATCCCGCAGCAGAGAATATAATACCTGCGGATCAACATGGACATGGAGGATCTGAATCCTTTTTTTGCCAGGGATTTCAACAATCCCCTCCGATTTCGGCAGATAAAGAACTCCGCCCAGCCCGGTGCTGTTATTCAACTCCATACCGGACGTTGAAATGTTTTGCACCCTGTTCCATATATCGCCTGTCAGCACAAAGCCGAAATCAATGAGGGGCCTTTTTTTTTCATACCTGATGATGACAGGCTTTTCGGGCTTTGCGTCTATGACGTTCAGCCAGATTCCCGGACGCAGCTCCGTCTTGTTCCAAATTTTTCCTTCTGGTTCGCCTTTGTTCGGGGCCGCATCGGGTTTCGATATAATATTTTGTAAATATGGGAATTTCTCTCCGTTTTCATCAACATTTTCAAAATATTCCGATCTGTCAGCCATACGATGATTATGTTCGGCAACACCCATTTCTTTCATCTTTGACACTCCTCGGATTTTCCCGGTTTTGGGGAAAGGGCTTACAGGTATCCGCGCAGAGCGTCATAACGCAACGAATGTCCGTAAGCCATTTCCCTTTGCAAAAGGGGGCAGGGGGGATTTTTCAGATATGTGATCCCGAACAGTCGCCCAGCTTCATCTTGTCTAAACATATTGGATATGCCTAATAATTCGGCGGCGTATTGTCAATTCTTTTGTGTTAAAAGCTTAGGCAGTTAAGCTGAATCAGAGGGGATCCGCATCTTAAAAACGGAAGTTTACTGTCGCACCGAACGTCCGGGACGCGCCGTCAAGCCCTGCGGTATTGGTTTTATAAGGCGTTAGCTATGTTAGAGCTGAGCTTTTAAAAATATGTATTTGAACCCAACTTGCTACCTATTGATAAAGTCGGATCCACTGTACAGGACAAAAATTTATGTATAAGTTCAAAAACTATTTAATATCAGGTGATTAGGTCGTTTAGACCAAATACACCGCATTCTATAATATCAACATGTTAGCATTTTTTGTCCTGTACAGTGAGTCGGATCAGTATATATCCCTACAACGCAACCTGCCTATGTCTCATAAAAATTGTGTATTTCGGAATAGTTTGTGAGATAATAATCGGTACAAGGTATGGTTTTATGAACAATTATTAGATATATTTTATAAAAACATATTTTGTTTCGACCATTATCTTGTAATTACCTGTGAATTCCCTTTTTATTTTGGGATATGTCCAAATAACGTTGTAGGGATATAAAATATCTCCGGTCCCCATTATAATAAAATATCATAATAATATCGGAGGTGTATAACGGAACTCCGGATAATAGCCTGTTACGTTCTTTGCCATGAACTGCTGGTAAGGATTGTCAGGTAAAAATGAACAATGCGGAAGTGATGGTTGTTGTCCTTACAGCCGTGGCTTTTTTCGGAGGCAGTTTCAGGACAGCCGCCTGTTTCCTGAAAGAGCACGGATATCTCCGTGAAATTCTGAGCGAAAGCAGACTTAACCGCAGAATTGATGGCTATGTATGGGAAACCCTGTTTTTCATTACTGCCGAAATTTTCAAAAACAGAAATGCCGGGCGGGAATACATCACAGACAGTTTTCCCGTTCCTGTCTGTGACAATATCCGCATCCGGTACTCGCAAATCTTTCAGGGTGAGGAGTTCCGGGGGTATATTGCGGGCAAACGCAGATATTTTTTCGGTATCAGAGTTCATATGATTGCCACAGCGTTGGGAGAATCTGTTGAGTTTCTGATTGCCCCCGGAACCGAATCCGATCTGACGCTGCTGAGGCAGTACGACTTTGCCCTGCCTCCCGGTCCGATATGCTATGGTGATAAAATTTACAATGATTACAAATACGAGGATCTCCTGCAGGAAGCTGCGGGCATAACTTTGAAACCGATACGGAAGAAAAATTCGAAACGGGCGGAAGGGGATTTCACAGCCCGACGGGCAATCAGTCATACCCGGAAAAGAATTGAAACCGCCTTCAGCAGCATAACAAAATTTTTTCAAAAAAATTTATGCGGTGACTTCACAGGAGTTTGCTTTGAAGGGTATGATCTTTATTCTTGTTACGGAAGTTGAAATACGAACAGATGCGGAAGCCGATGAACTTCGGAGCTACGTCGTGAATAAGGGGAATCAGAGACGGACTTGGTATGCTGCTGAGAGAAATATGGGAATAATTTTTGCATAGCATAACGGAAGACGGATGGATGAAAGATGTGCCCGCCTGATTGAAAAACTGCCTGTTTTCCCCATAAAATTTTACCATACAGGCAATTGAATACATTTTTTCTCATAAAATATCATGGGGAAATCCGGCACATGGAGAACAAAAAGAAAAGATCTGAATTTCAGAACACACATAAAGCACCTTCGCAAAATAATCTGTTTTCCAAAGAACGAAGATATACATGGCAATGTCATCGGAATGTATATCAATCGGCACTGTACAGGACAAAAAACGCTAACATTCTGATATTATTGAATGCCATGCTTTCGGGCAAAATAACCTAAGTATTTGATATTAAATAGGTTTTAAAGTGTTACGTAATTTTTTGTCCTGTACTATGATCAATCGGTATTATTTTGAAAAATAACGGATTAACGAGTTTGGCTCACCATCGATTCAGCTGACGGCAGGAAGTTCGGTTCTAAAAAACAGGAAAAGCCTTTTTATGCCGGAGAAATTACGAATAGTGTAGAATTGTATTCCATGATGTTACAAAAAATGTAGATAATTATGACGGGCATCACAAGGGAGCGGATAAATAAATTGCATTA
This window encodes:
- a CDS encoding FmdE family protein — encoded protein: MTLVETGDNGNPSSYSAAGAAGTEHLKHNPRKDMIQAIRDNDAIRCLVKTAEIHGHFCPGIALGVMASLCGLRQPEVAFAPSDGMEDLMAVVEINACFADGVQAVSGCTLGNNSLVYRDLGRTAVTFVRRGEKKGVRVRVRPDFRSRIEQAVPGFYPLMEKVVINRDGSAEENAAFMEKGWEAALFLVQLPFEEILITETVRPVLPDYAPVTRSVVCPGCGETVMATKVVAEGEGRSLCFMCAGSPYREVEGQGIVVRESRKRPSPDVCGHRSGHGQSNRGRGPSSFRMHDSDFVFSELGLKEGESLLDMGCGAGDYTIQASGIVGNSGTVYALDKWEEMIKGVVEEAGFQGIRNIKAITSDITGPLPIRDDCADVCLIATVLHILDPEQDKKPLFSEIRRVLKPGGRVAIIECKKEVRPFGPPVHMCLSPEEVEKMVTRHGFERIGFTDLGYNYMIQYRSE
- a CDS encoding flavodoxin family protein encodes the protein MKSLVLFDSMSGNTEKVAAAICKTLESEAMAPQMTKVGKETDLDFYDYDLVCVGSPVIDWLPTQTMMNFIKKKLKGYNRQGLIKPAAPIIPGKFGVCFGTFAGPHIGEREALPMTMWFRSFLEHIGFTVLDSWHIVGQFNNREDLNISGRLGNIRNRPNENDLADVENRVRGVLASLEAWRS
- a CDS encoding transposase family protein, with the translated sequence MRAVKRIEKMAIRVIRIEKKRGISASDTEYLIPDATEQPVQRPKRKQRKSYSGKKKGHTQKTQYITDPAGRIRAVSRTYPGKTHDFTIYKKQKKRDRFCGVPKKADNGYQGIRKYDKNAEIPYKKPRGGELTAEQKDFNRRLSKKRIRVGNTIREIKIFKIMSDTYRNRRKNHNLRANIIAGMVNMKITERELRKAA
- a CDS encoding helix-turn-helix transcriptional regulator, whose product is MELISLQLTWLASLGGRQNKQSGLSPAERERIHAARELLVRDMASPPPLSELSQRLCLSINKLEAGFQELFGMTVFGYLREYKMQKARHFFEEAEMNVSQVAWAVGYVNVSHFSAAYKKRFGILPKAYLRTARRKIIPA
- a CDS encoding IS982 family transposase, with product MVVVLTAVAFFGGSFRTAACFLKEHGYLREILSESRLNRRIDGYVWETLFFITAEIFKNRNAGREYITDSFPVPVCDNIRIRYSQIFQGEEFRGYIAGKRRYFFGIRVHMIATALGESVEFLIAPGTESDLTLLRQYDFALPPGPICYGDKIYNDYKYEDLLQEAAGITLKPIRKKNSKRAEGDFTARRAISHTRKRIETAFSSITKFFQKNLCGDFTGVCFEGYDLYSCYGS
- a CDS encoding IS1 family transposase; translated protein: MGKSGTWRTKRKDLNFRTHIKHLRKIICFPKNEDIHGNVIGMYINRHCTGQKTLTF